The proteins below are encoded in one region of Ammoniphilus sp. CFH 90114:
- the meaB gene encoding methylmalonyl Co-A mutase-associated GTPase MeaB, giving the protein MTEPNDHRAPIPRRRRLSVEDYVTGVVEGNRTLLAQAITLVESHSMIHRQIAQEVLKKLLPHTGRSIRIGITGVPGAGKSTFIETFGMLLCNLGHRVAVLAVDPSSSVTRGSILGDKTRMDQLSRDPRAYVRPSPAGATLGGVARKTRETILVCEAAGFDVILVETVGVGQSEVTVRSMVDFFLLLQLTGAGDELQGMKKGVMELADAILINKADGDNKQRALNAQVEFNRILHFLKPATEGWETKAYTCSSLHGEGIKEIWSVIEHFREVTVKQGGFHARRQAQTLDWMHSMIADYLHQSFYHHQQVKNSLPGMEKAVSQGTISVSEAINELINLYENKER; this is encoded by the coding sequence ATGACGGAACCAAATGATCATCGTGCACCGATTCCACGCCGCCGCAGGCTCTCGGTTGAGGATTATGTAACAGGCGTGGTGGAGGGGAATCGGACCCTCTTAGCCCAAGCCATTACACTAGTTGAAAGTCATTCTATGATCCACAGGCAAATAGCTCAAGAGGTGCTGAAAAAACTGCTCCCGCATACGGGACGCTCCATTCGCATCGGTATTACGGGTGTTCCGGGAGCAGGTAAGAGTACGTTCATTGAGACGTTTGGGATGCTTCTATGTAATCTGGGTCATCGCGTCGCTGTCTTGGCTGTTGATCCAAGCAGCTCCGTGACCCGAGGGAGTATCTTAGGGGATAAAACAAGAATGGATCAATTGTCACGAGATCCTCGTGCCTACGTTCGTCCTTCCCCTGCCGGAGCAACACTCGGTGGTGTTGCGAGGAAAACAAGAGAAACCATCCTGGTATGCGAGGCAGCCGGTTTTGATGTCATTCTCGTAGAAACGGTTGGTGTAGGACAAAGTGAAGTAACGGTTCGTTCCATGGTTGACTTTTTCTTACTCTTGCAGCTTACAGGTGCAGGAGACGAGCTGCAGGGAATGAAGAAAGGGGTAATGGAACTAGCCGATGCGATTCTCATTAACAAGGCAGACGGTGATAATAAGCAGCGTGCCCTCAATGCCCAAGTCGAATTTAATCGCATTCTTCACTTCCTCAAGCCCGCAACCGAAGGCTGGGAAACGAAAGCCTACACTTGTTCCTCCCTACATGGAGAGGGGATTAAAGAAATATGGTCGGTGATTGAGCATTTCCGTGAAGTAACCGTTAAACAGGGTGGATTCCACGCACGCCGACAGGCGCAAACCCTAGACTGGATGCACAGTATGATTGCAGATTACCTTCACCAAAGCTTTTATCACCACCAGCAAGTGAAAAACAGCTTGCCTGGGATGGAAAAAGCCGTATCTCAAGGTACGATTTCCGTCTCAGAAGCCATAAACGAACTTATCAACTTATATGAAAATAAAGAGAGATAG